One Streptomyces sp. CNQ-509 DNA window includes the following coding sequences:
- a CDS encoding vitamin K epoxide reductase family protein, with protein MTTTATRTAPSQHEDPPDSGLIGSGRPFAWLLVIGGVLGLVASAVITHDKMKLLEDPDYVSACSLNPVLSCNNIMKSWQASVFGFPNPFVGWIAFPMLVVIGVGLLSGATHRRWWWTGLWAGSLFGVGFVTFLQYSSLYKIGSLCLWCSLVWAVTILIFWYTTVHNVKTGVFPVSARVRETVLEFNWVVPVLWYGILLILIGIRWWSYWKTLL; from the coding sequence ATGACCACGACCGCAACGAGAACGGCCCCGTCCCAGCACGAGGATCCGCCCGATTCCGGACTGATCGGATCGGGCCGACCGTTCGCCTGGCTGCTGGTGATCGGCGGTGTGCTGGGTCTGGTCGCGTCCGCGGTGATCACGCACGACAAGATGAAGCTGCTGGAGGACCCGGACTACGTCTCGGCCTGCAGCCTGAACCCCGTCCTGTCGTGCAACAACATCATGAAGAGCTGGCAGGCGTCGGTGTTCGGGTTCCCGAACCCGTTCGTCGGCTGGATCGCCTTCCCGATGCTCGTCGTGATCGGCGTCGGCCTGCTGTCCGGCGCCACGCACCGCCGCTGGTGGTGGACCGGGCTGTGGGCGGGCTCCCTCTTCGGGGTCGGCTTCGTCACCTTCCTCCAGTACTCGTCGCTCTACAAGATCGGCTCGCTCTGCCTCTGGTGCTCGCTGGTCTGGGCCGTGACGATCCTGATCTTCTGGTACACCACCGTGCACAACGTCAAGACCGGCGTCTTCCCGGTCTCGGCGCGGGTGCGCGAGACGGTGCTGGAGTTCAACTGGGTGGTGCCCGTCCTGTGGTACGGGATCCTGCTCATCCTTATCGGCATCCGCTGGTGGTCGTACTGGAAGACGCTCCTCTGA